The following proteins come from a genomic window of Nitrospira sp.:
- a CDS encoding NADH-ubiquinone oxidoreductase subunit C/D has translation MNHQPATSEAPQIHGFGLIDELTARFGSERILAVQPTKDEITTIWIHKNRLRETLWYLKSAIPRPFPMLFDLSATDERLRRNHAGPVGTFTVFYRLFSFDRNQSLRIKVSLRDEPFSLPSIVDLWPNADWYEREVYDMFGIRFDGHPFLRRLLMPPWWDGHPLRKDHPARGTEMGRFQLPPEKLAMAQEALQFNPDDWGLAHRHHDPDFDYMFINLGPAHTGTHGVLRLVTQLAGEEIIDIVPDIGFHHRAKEKIAERQTWHTFIPYTDRVDYLQGVLNEMPYCLSVERLAGITVPDRAQVIRVMMCEFYRLASHLVWYGTFAQDVGALSPVFYMFNDRERIHAITEAICGGRMHPNWFRIGGVSQDLPVGWDKLVRQFVDYLPSRLDEYERLVMDNPIFKQRTVGIGAFSLEDAMAWGATGPMLRACGLPWDLRKVRPYSGYDQFDFDVPVGSHGDCYDRAVVHILEMRQSLRIIRQCLEHMPSGPYKSLDSHATPPLKERTMHDIETLIHHFLGVSWGPVLPPGEAEVPTESSKGQTSYYLTSDGAQVSYRTRIRTPSFAHIQMVPFMARGELLSDLLAVLGSIDFVLSDVDR, from the coding sequence ATGAACCATCAACCAGCAACCAGTGAAGCCCCTCAGATCCATGGTTTCGGCCTGATCGATGAACTCACGGCTCGCTTCGGCTCCGAGAGAATCCTGGCCGTTCAACCGACCAAAGATGAAATCACGACCATCTGGATCCATAAGAACCGGCTCCGTGAAACCCTTTGGTATTTGAAATCTGCGATTCCTCGTCCGTTTCCGATGCTCTTCGATTTGAGCGCAACAGATGAACGGCTGCGTCGAAACCATGCCGGGCCGGTCGGCACCTTTACTGTCTTTTATCGCCTCTTTTCGTTCGACCGAAATCAATCGCTCCGCATTAAAGTCTCACTCCGCGACGAGCCCTTCTCATTGCCCTCCATTGTGGATCTTTGGCCTAACGCCGATTGGTACGAACGCGAGGTGTATGACATGTTCGGCATTCGGTTCGACGGCCATCCGTTTCTCCGCCGCCTCCTCATGCCTCCTTGGTGGGACGGTCATCCTCTCCGGAAAGACCATCCCGCGCGTGGGACGGAAATGGGCCGCTTCCAACTGCCGCCGGAAAAGCTTGCCATGGCACAGGAGGCGTTGCAGTTCAATCCCGACGACTGGGGTTTAGCCCACAGGCATCATGATCCGGACTTCGACTATATGTTCATCAATCTCGGACCGGCCCATACCGGCACGCATGGTGTCTTGCGGCTTGTCACGCAACTCGCGGGCGAAGAAATCATCGACATTGTGCCCGATATCGGTTTCCACCATCGAGCCAAAGAAAAGATCGCCGAGCGCCAGACCTGGCATACGTTCATTCCCTATACCGACCGTGTGGACTACCTCCAAGGCGTGCTCAACGAAATGCCCTACTGTCTCTCGGTCGAACGACTGGCCGGCATCACGGTCCCTGACCGGGCACAGGTCATCCGCGTCATGATGTGCGAGTTCTATCGCCTTGCCAGCCACCTCGTCTGGTACGGCACCTTCGCGCAGGACGTCGGCGCCCTCTCACCGGTCTTTTACATGTTCAACGATCGCGAGCGGATCCATGCCATCACGGAAGCCATCTGCGGCGGCCGCATGCACCCGAACTGGTTCCGTATCGGTGGCGTGTCCCAGGATCTTCCCGTCGGATGGGACAAACTGGTCAGGCAATTCGTGGATTACTTGCCGAGCCGTCTGGATGAATACGAGCGCCTTGTCATGGACAATCCGATTTTCAAGCAACGGACTGTCGGTATCGGCGCCTTCTCGCTTGAAGACGCCATGGCGTGGGGCGCCACCGGACCGATGCTGCGTGCCTGCGGACTGCCGTGGGATCTGCGAAAAGTTCGGCCCTACTCCGGCTACGATCAGTTCGACTTCGACGTTCCGGTCGGTTCTCACGGCGACTGTTACGACCGGGCGGTGGTGCACATCCTGGAGATGCGGCAGTCGTTGCGTATCATTCGGCAGTGCCTCGAACACATGCCGTCCGGTCCGTACAAATCGCTCGATTCTCATGCCACGCCTCCTTTGAAGGAACGCACGATGCACGATATCGAAACGCTCATCCATCACTTCCTGGGGGTGAGTTGGGGACCGGTGCTTCCGCCGGGCGAAGCGGAAGTCCCGACGGAATCGTCGAAGGGCCAGACCAGCTATTATCTGACCAGCGACGGGGCACAAGTGTCGTACCGGACGAGAATACGCACCCCGTCGTTCGCGCACATTCAGATGGTGCCGTTTATGGCCCGCGGCGAATTATTGTCCGATCTGCTGGCCGTCTTGGGCAGCATCGATTTTGTCTTGTCGGATGTGGATCGGTGA
- a CDS encoding NADH-ubiquinone oxidoreductase chain F, which produces MEHPLTQHIARDGRYRSLQEYGKTGGYRSLKRLGEGLSPQDVQRLVTESGLRGRGGAGFPTGSKWSFVPMGADAPRPKYIVANADEMEPGTFKDRVLMEGDPHGLVEGMILAGYAIQAEVGFIFLRGEYHLSAQYLTNAVSEAYKEGYLGRALPGTDFRFDLHLHASAGRYICGEETALLNALEGKRAIPRAKPPYPQMVGLWGRPTVVQNVETLYNLPHIVNHGSTWYHSLSRSKDGGTKLYGMSGRVTHPGCWELPLGTTARELLEHYADGMFDGFGFRGLLPGGASTAFLTEEHLDLPMDFSSIPPQVGRLGTGTMIVLDDRTCPVGFVLNLEKFFARESCGWCTPCREGLPWVARLLQCFEEGRATNDDLTLLEMHAELLGPGHTFCALAPGAVEPLKSALKYFRDDFVRHIRLGQCPWNVKVKRQQVLV; this is translated from the coding sequence ATGGAACATCCCCTCACCCAACACATCGCACGGGACGGCCGGTATCGGTCTTTGCAAGAGTATGGCAAGACCGGCGGCTACCGCAGCCTGAAGCGCCTGGGCGAGGGACTGTCTCCGCAAGATGTCCAGAGGCTCGTGACTGAATCGGGTCTACGCGGGAGAGGCGGCGCCGGATTTCCGACCGGCAGCAAGTGGAGCTTCGTCCCGATGGGAGCCGATGCGCCGAGGCCAAAGTACATCGTGGCCAATGCCGACGAGATGGAACCGGGTACGTTCAAGGACCGTGTGCTCATGGAGGGCGACCCCCACGGCCTGGTGGAAGGCATGATCCTCGCCGGCTATGCCATACAAGCGGAAGTCGGTTTCATCTTTCTACGCGGCGAGTATCATCTGTCCGCTCAATACTTAACGAACGCCGTTTCCGAAGCCTACAAGGAAGGGTACCTCGGAAGGGCGCTTCCGGGAACGGACTTTCGTTTCGACCTTCACCTCCATGCCAGCGCGGGCCGTTACATCTGCGGAGAAGAGACCGCCCTGCTCAATGCCTTGGAAGGCAAACGGGCCATTCCCCGCGCAAAGCCTCCTTACCCTCAGATGGTCGGCCTGTGGGGCCGGCCGACCGTCGTTCAGAACGTCGAGACGTTGTACAACCTTCCTCACATCGTCAACCATGGCTCGACGTGGTATCACAGTCTCAGCCGCAGTAAAGACGGCGGCACGAAACTCTACGGCATGAGCGGCCGCGTCACGCATCCCGGATGCTGGGAACTCCCTCTCGGGACCACGGCACGCGAACTGCTGGAACACTATGCCGACGGCATGTTCGACGGCTTCGGTTTTCGTGGACTGCTCCCCGGCGGCGCCTCCACGGCATTCCTCACCGAAGAGCACCTCGATTTACCCATGGATTTTTCTTCGATCCCACCGCAAGTGGGCCGGCTGGGAACCGGCACCATGATTGTGCTCGACGACCGTACCTGTCCGGTCGGATTCGTGCTCAATCTGGAAAAGTTTTTTGCCCGCGAGTCCTGCGGCTGGTGTACGCCCTGCCGGGAAGGACTGCCTTGGGTCGCGCGTCTATTACAGTGCTTCGAGGAAGGGCGTGCGACGAACGATGATCTGACGTTGCTGGAGATGCATGCCGAACTTCTCGGCCCCGGCCATACGTTCTGCGCGTTGGCGCCCGGCGCAGTGGAACCTTTGAAATCAGCGTTGAAATACTTCCGCGACGACTTTGTGCGGCATATCCGCTTGGGGCAATGTCCCTGGAATGTGAAGGTGAAGCGGCAACAGGTGTTGGTGTAA
- a CDS encoding NADH ubiquinone oxidoreductase chain A, with the protein MVLQWMWQMGLYAVGVLIVMAVMLGLPALLGERHWKKPERRRDIATGVPYESGIQPTGIAQIRLPIQYYLIAMFFVIFDLEAVFLYAWAVAVKETGWLGFIEVVIFVTILLAALAYLWLIGALDWSARYQRPSVHRLHRLQAKERRDAHMA; encoded by the coding sequence ATGGTATTGCAGTGGATGTGGCAAATGGGACTCTATGCGGTGGGTGTCCTCATCGTGATGGCCGTCATGTTGGGACTACCGGCACTCCTGGGAGAGCGACATTGGAAAAAGCCTGAGCGCCGACGAGATATCGCTACCGGCGTCCCGTATGAGTCGGGTATCCAGCCGACGGGGATTGCGCAAATCCGCCTCCCTATTCAGTACTACCTTATCGCGATGTTTTTCGTGATTTTCGACTTGGAAGCCGTCTTTCTCTACGCCTGGGCGGTGGCGGTCAAAGAGACTGGTTGGCTCGGCTTCATCGAGGTGGTGATCTTCGTCACGATTCTTCTGGCGGCTCTCGCGTATCTCTGGCTCATCGGCGCCCTGGATTGGAGCGCACGATATCAACGACCGTCTGTCCATCGCCTTCATCGCCTGCAAGCCAAGGAGCGGCGTGATGCGCATATGGCATAA
- a CDS encoding NADH-ubiquinone oxidoreductase chain B, with product MRIWHNGRLEGVPIKDGGDGSLTAVVGQSVLLAKLQDLLAWGRKNSLWPLNFGLSCCYVEMATSLTSVYDVARFGAEVVRGSPRQADVLIVSGTVFIKVAPIIKQLYEQMMEPRWVISMGSCANSGGMFDAYSVVQGVDKFLPVDVYMPGCPPPPHAFMECLLLLQDKVGKERRPLSWWFGPQEVQTPIMPSMRDAKREERARRGEYPTTDILPRTNLLSPHFAGELPDRPASQP from the coding sequence ATGCGCATATGGCATAACGGACGACTTGAGGGCGTTCCCATCAAAGACGGTGGGGATGGGTCTCTGACCGCCGTGGTCGGTCAGTCGGTGTTGCTGGCAAAGCTGCAAGACCTGCTGGCTTGGGGCAGAAAGAACTCGTTATGGCCGCTGAACTTCGGCTTGTCCTGCTGCTACGTGGAAATGGCCACGAGCCTTACCAGCGTGTACGACGTGGCCAGGTTCGGCGCCGAAGTCGTCCGCGGTTCTCCGCGCCAAGCTGACGTGCTCATCGTGTCCGGAACGGTGTTCATCAAGGTCGCTCCGATCATCAAACAACTGTACGAACAGATGATGGAACCACGATGGGTGATCTCGATGGGTTCCTGCGCCAACTCCGGCGGGATGTTCGATGCGTACTCGGTCGTGCAGGGCGTGGACAAGTTCCTGCCGGTGGACGTCTACATGCCCGGTTGCCCTCCGCCGCCCCATGCCTTCATGGAGTGCCTGCTGTTGTTGCAAGACAAAGTCGGCAAGGAGCGACGGCCTTTAAGCTGGTGGTTCGGCCCACAGGAGGTTCAGACACCCATTATGCCTTCGATGCGGGATGCGAAACGGGAAGAGCGGGCCCGTCGGGGGGAATATCCGACCACGGACATCCTTCCCAGGACGAATCTCCTTTCGCCGCACTTTGCGGGAGAACTTCCCGATCGACCGGCCTCCCAGCCATGA
- a CDS encoding NADH-ubiquinone oxidoreductase chain E: MLSDIERHEIEEALKHYPDKRAGTIDALLLLQRRRGWISDESLLDIAQFLDMTREDVDGVATFYNLIFRQPVGRHVLFMCDSISCWIMGYERVRHQLHSRYGADMGQTTDDGRLTILPIACLGHCERAPAIMIDTDIYGNVTPDKIERIVEKYK, from the coding sequence ATGCTATCGGACATCGAACGCCACGAAATCGAAGAAGCCTTGAAACATTACCCCGACAAACGAGCCGGTACCATCGACGCCTTGTTGCTCCTCCAACGGCGGCGAGGATGGATCTCGGATGAATCCCTCCTCGATATCGCACAATTTCTCGATATGACACGTGAGGATGTGGATGGGGTGGCGACCTTTTACAACCTGATCTTTCGGCAGCCGGTCGGACGCCATGTCCTCTTCATGTGCGACAGCATCAGTTGCTGGATCATGGGATACGAGCGGGTACGGCATCAGTTGCACAGCCGCTACGGTGCGGATATGGGACAGACGACGGACGATGGTCGGCTAACGATATTGCCGATTGCCTGCCTCGGGCATTGCGAGCGGGCACCGGCGATCATGATCGATACCGATATCTATGGCAATGTGACTCCCGACAAGATCGAACGCATCGTGGAGAAATATAAATAG
- a CDS encoding NADH-ubiquinone oxidoreductase chain H produces the protein MIDWGRTGFIVATMLGSLLTVAALLIWVERRLLGIWQERYGPNRVGPGGILQSLADMIKIFTKEDWIPPFADKVVFVLTPAIVVVTTLMAFAVVPIAPGFVVADINMGVLFFLAMSSLAAYSVIIGGWASNNKFAFLGGLRATAQLLSYEVFMGLSLMGSVVLASSFNLSDIVEAQRHLWFVVPQFLGFVGFFIAGLAEAHRAPFDLPEAETELVAGYHAEYSGMKFGMFFVGEYLSITLLSAMIVILFFGGWHGPVLPPVLWFLLKTFVFIALIILVRATWPRLRFDQLLSFGWKVGMPLAVINLLITGGVVLARMGEGR, from the coding sequence GTGATTGATTGGGGACGAACCGGCTTCATCGTCGCGACGATGCTCGGCAGCCTGCTCACCGTCGCCGCACTGTTGATCTGGGTCGAACGTCGGCTGCTCGGAATCTGGCAGGAACGCTACGGACCGAATCGCGTGGGACCGGGAGGGATTCTGCAATCACTCGCCGACATGATCAAAATTTTCACCAAAGAAGATTGGATTCCCCCCTTCGCCGATAAGGTCGTCTTCGTGCTGACGCCGGCCATCGTCGTCGTCACGACGCTGATGGCGTTTGCCGTCGTCCCGATCGCGCCCGGTTTTGTCGTGGCGGACATCAATATGGGGGTCCTGTTCTTTTTGGCCATGTCCAGCCTTGCCGCGTACAGCGTGATCATCGGGGGCTGGGCATCGAACAACAAGTTCGCGTTTCTCGGAGGCCTCCGCGCCACCGCACAACTCTTGAGCTACGAAGTCTTCATGGGCCTGTCGCTGATGGGGTCGGTCGTGCTGGCCAGCTCGTTCAACTTGAGCGACATCGTTGAAGCCCAGCGTCATCTCTGGTTTGTCGTGCCTCAGTTTTTGGGGTTTGTGGGATTTTTCATCGCCGGACTGGCTGAAGCGCACCGCGCGCCGTTCGACCTTCCGGAAGCGGAAACGGAGCTGGTGGCGGGTTACCATGCGGAATATTCCGGCATGAAGTTCGGCATGTTTTTCGTCGGCGAATACCTGAGCATCACGTTGCTCTCGGCGATGATCGTGATTCTGTTTTTCGGCGGGTGGCATGGGCCGGTGCTGCCGCCGGTCTTGTGGTTTCTTCTCAAGACCTTCGTGTTCATTGCACTGATCATCCTCGTACGAGCGACATGGCCGCGGTTACGGTTCGACCAATTGCTGTCCTTCGGCTGGAAGGTGGGAATGCCGCTCGCCGTCATCAATCTGTTGATTACCGGAGGAGTGGTGCTGGCTCGAATGGGAGAGGGACGTTAA
- a CDS encoding NADH-ubiquinone oxidoreductase chain G, whose product MASIVVDNRSYTVDERQNLLAACLGIGLNLPYFCWHPAMGSVGACRQCAIKQFKDEQDQRGRLVMACMTPASDGARISIEDPEAKAFRASVIEWLMVNHPHDCPVCDEGGECHLQDMTVMTGHAYRRYRFPKRTYRDQDLGPFIKHEMNRCIQCYRCVRFYRDYAGGRDLNVFGSHDAVYFGREQDGTLENEFSGNLVEVCPTGVFTDKTLFHHYTRKWDLQSAQSICPHCSLGCNTTPGERYGILRRVVNRYNSHVNGYFICDRGRFGYDYVNSDGRIKRALVRPTPDHAGPARPEGVPDVLASAAARLRSARGIIGIGSPRASLEANVALRSLVGAGRFFLGIGDREHRLLSTILTILRTGPVPSASIREAEESDAVLVLGEDLLNSAPRLALALLQSVRQQPMQRVDELKISRWDDAAVRNIVQGGRGPLFLTGYRRTWLHEYATENYFAAPDDIAGLGFAVAQSIGTDNPTITNVSKEVRERAHRIAEALTGAERPLVIAGTGSGSDAAIEAAANVAWALHRVGKRPRLSFVLPDCNSLGLALLGGGTLNDAFESVRREQADAVIVLENDLYRHTESAAVNAFFDAAKTVIAIDSFHHRTAARADVLLPAATFPESDGTLVNHEGRAQRFYQVFVPDGDIMESWRWLRDLARTTSDSTGDLSGVAAWQTFDDAVAGTAEAVPEFSKIREVAPSAGLRMAGQKIPRQPERYSGRTAMISQLTVHEPPPPPDPDTPLAFSMEGYRGPVVSPLIPQFWAPGWNSVQALNKYQDEVGGPLREEMPGVRLIEPVATKTPSWFTNIPPPFRPAYRRWLLLPLPALFGSEELSNRSPAIAERISKPFISLHPSDGARLRLEEGMAIELTLQGSTCRLGVRLESCTPPGTAGLSLVHEAFHMRLPAWADLTESIKAERRVA is encoded by the coding sequence ATGGCTTCCATCGTCGTTGACAACCGATCTTATACCGTCGATGAACGACAGAACCTGCTCGCGGCCTGTTTAGGCATCGGGCTGAACCTGCCGTATTTTTGTTGGCATCCGGCCATGGGATCGGTCGGGGCCTGTCGCCAATGCGCGATCAAACAGTTCAAAGACGAACAGGATCAACGCGGTCGCCTGGTCATGGCTTGTATGACACCCGCCTCCGACGGCGCCCGCATTTCGATCGAAGATCCCGAAGCCAAGGCCTTTCGAGCGTCGGTCATCGAATGGCTGATGGTGAACCATCCGCACGATTGTCCGGTCTGCGATGAAGGCGGTGAATGCCACCTGCAAGACATGACCGTCATGACAGGCCATGCCTACCGCCGCTACCGGTTTCCCAAACGGACCTATCGCGACCAGGACCTCGGCCCCTTCATCAAACACGAAATGAACCGCTGCATCCAATGTTATCGCTGCGTGCGGTTCTATCGGGACTACGCGGGCGGACGTGATTTGAACGTCTTCGGTTCCCACGATGCCGTCTATTTCGGCCGGGAACAAGACGGCACCCTGGAAAATGAATTCAGCGGCAACCTTGTCGAGGTCTGCCCGACCGGCGTGTTCACCGATAAGACGCTGTTCCATCACTATACGAGGAAATGGGATTTGCAATCGGCCCAGTCGATCTGCCCCCATTGCAGCTTGGGATGCAATACGACCCCGGGAGAGCGCTACGGTATCTTGCGCCGAGTCGTCAACCGCTACAACTCTCACGTCAACGGGTACTTCATCTGTGACCGTGGCCGGTTCGGATACGACTATGTCAACAGTGACGGCAGAATCAAGCGGGCGCTTGTACGGCCGACGCCCGACCACGCCGGCCCGGCAAGGCCTGAGGGAGTCCCCGACGTCCTCGCTTCTGCGGCTGCTCGTTTACGGAGCGCGCGCGGGATCATAGGAATCGGCTCTCCCCGCGCGTCATTGGAGGCGAATGTCGCCCTTCGCTCGCTCGTCGGCGCCGGCAGGTTTTTTCTCGGCATCGGAGACCGTGAGCACCGGCTCCTCTCGACCATCCTGACTATTCTGCGAACCGGTCCGGTACCGTCTGCTTCGATACGGGAAGCAGAAGAGTCGGACGCCGTCCTCGTACTCGGTGAAGACCTGTTGAACAGCGCCCCCCGTTTGGCGCTCGCTCTCCTGCAATCTGTTCGACAACAGCCGATGCAGCGAGTGGATGAACTGAAGATATCCCGCTGGGACGATGCCGCAGTGCGCAACATCGTGCAGGGCGGACGCGGACCGCTCTTTTTGACCGGCTATCGGCGCACCTGGTTGCACGAATATGCGACGGAAAACTATTTCGCCGCCCCGGACGATATCGCCGGGCTGGGATTCGCCGTCGCACAGTCCATCGGCACGGACAATCCCACCATCACGAATGTCTCAAAAGAAGTACGCGAGCGGGCTCATCGCATCGCTGAAGCCTTGACCGGAGCCGAACGGCCGTTGGTGATCGCCGGCACCGGAAGCGGTTCGGATGCCGCGATCGAAGCCGCCGCCAATGTCGCGTGGGCTCTCCATCGCGTAGGGAAACGTCCCCGTCTCAGCTTCGTCCTTCCCGACTGCAATAGCCTGGGACTCGCCCTGCTGGGCGGTGGAACGCTCAACGACGCGTTCGAGTCGGTTCGGCGGGAACAGGCGGACGCGGTGATCGTCTTGGAGAACGACCTGTACCGCCATACCGAATCCGCGGCGGTCAATGCCTTTTTCGACGCCGCAAAAACCGTGATCGCCATCGACTCGTTCCATCATCGCACGGCGGCGCGTGCCGACGTCCTTCTGCCGGCAGCCACGTTCCCGGAATCCGATGGGACCCTCGTCAATCACGAAGGCCGAGCGCAGCGGTTTTACCAAGTCTTCGTGCCGGATGGCGATATCATGGAAAGTTGGCGTTGGCTGAGGGATCTTGCTCGAACAACATCGGACTCGACAGGGGATCTGTCCGGTGTGGCCGCCTGGCAAACCTTTGATGATGCCGTCGCCGGTACGGCGGAGGCTGTTCCGGAGTTCTCGAAGATCAGAGAGGTGGCTCCCTCCGCCGGTCTTCGCATGGCCGGACAAAAGATTCCCCGACAGCCGGAGCGGTATAGCGGCCGAACGGCCATGATATCCCAGCTCACCGTCCATGAACCGCCGCCGCCGCCCGATCCCGATACGCCGCTGGCCTTTTCCATGGAGGGTTATCGAGGACCGGTTGTGTCGCCGCTCATTCCGCAGTTCTGGGCTCCCGGATGGAATTCCGTCCAAGCCTTGAACAAATATCAGGACGAAGTCGGTGGTCCGCTGCGCGAAGAAATGCCGGGCGTGCGGCTGATTGAGCCGGTCGCTACGAAGACTCCATCGTGGTTCACGAACATCCCGCCTCCCTTTAGACCCGCCTATCGTCGGTGGCTGCTGTTGCCGCTGCCCGCTCTGTTTGGAAGCGAGGAATTGAGCAACCGATCGCCGGCCATCGCCGAACGGATATCGAAGCCGTTCATTTCGCTGCATCCATCGGATGGAGCTCGGCTCCGTCTTGAGGAAGGGATGGCGATTGAATTGACATTGCAGGGATCCACCTGTCGCTTGGGCGTACGTTTGGAATCTTGCACGCCGCCGGGCACGGCAGGCCTCTCCCTGGTGCATGAGGCATTCCATATGAGATTGCCGGCTTGGGCCGATCTTACCGAATCGATCAAAGCCGAACGGAGGGTGGCGTGA
- a CDS encoding Glycogen debranching enzyme, protein MKINRRSLLRVSLMWPATVPLWSGTLLQAAESKDERRKETLTKARPTTADSLADAIVVKNENVFFVARPDGNVLLSESHGMGLYYHDCRYVNGYEIELAGKKPAQLSASSVQGSIGVFTLTNPKIELVGGAILNEEKIGMTWRRLIDNETPALRDRLHIQNFTLQTLEFPLTLTIQSAFEDIFAVRGLLPKQFGTLHRPTWEADTLRWTYDGKDGLIRTLTVVFDPPPDKRHGTTAEFAVRVGPRGRYRIDVALLIGESKDRATTRPVTPDPEEFSRLERELERETQVWMGYVTKVVTDGSALDQLMERSFRGLRVLRTHFGDETFFAAGVPWFVALFGRDSLITAWQMLAYHPGIAEQTLRLLAKYQGTKEDQWRDEEPGKILHELRVGEMANLDAVPHTPFYGTIDATPLFLMLVAEHAAWTGSLNLFNELRTSIERALSWMDTYGDRHGEGYLTYASRPKDKLINQGWKDSGDAIVTAEGQVAAPPLAMVEVQGYGYAAKLGIAELFKRAGDRDRADRLIREAGRLRERFNRDFWMEDEGCYALALQADGRQAAVVSSNPGQALWTGIADQNKAERTIKRLMAEDMFSGWGVRTLSSKERAYNPIGYHLGTVWPHDNSIIAAGFRRYGRDRETLRIFHGLVDAAYHFHAHQLPELFCGFDREEYEIPVNYPVACHPQAWASGTLPFLLTTLLGLIPEAFEKRLRISRPLLPDFLDRLELRRLHVGGALVDLAFRREAQGVHVDVVKQQGDLDVLVDNKTRHHRPERN, encoded by the coding sequence ATGAAGATCAATCGTCGCTCGCTGCTGCGTGTTTCCCTCATGTGGCCGGCGACCGTGCCGCTCTGGTCCGGCACGTTGTTGCAAGCGGCGGAATCCAAGGATGAACGGCGAAAGGAGACGCTCACGAAGGCGCGGCCGACCACGGCCGACAGCCTCGCCGATGCGATCGTCGTCAAGAACGAGAATGTCTTTTTCGTGGCGCGGCCGGACGGAAACGTGCTCCTGAGCGAGTCTCATGGCATGGGGCTCTACTATCACGACTGTCGCTATGTGAACGGCTATGAAATCGAGCTGGCAGGGAAGAAACCGGCTCAACTGTCTGCTTCATCGGTCCAGGGCTCGATCGGCGTCTTTACGTTGACGAACCCCAAAATTGAGTTGGTGGGCGGCGCTATTCTCAATGAGGAAAAAATCGGCATGACGTGGCGGCGGCTGATCGACAATGAAACCCCGGCGCTGCGCGATCGGCTGCACATCCAAAATTTCACCCTTCAGACGCTCGAGTTCCCACTCACGCTGACGATTCAATCGGCCTTCGAGGATATCTTTGCCGTTCGGGGGCTGCTGCCGAAGCAGTTCGGTACGCTTCATCGGCCGACCTGGGAAGCCGATACGTTGCGTTGGACCTACGACGGCAAAGACGGCCTTATCCGCACCTTGACGGTCGTCTTCGATCCGCCACCCGATAAGCGTCATGGCACTACGGCGGAGTTCGCTGTGCGCGTAGGCCCACGCGGCCGATACCGAATCGATGTGGCGCTCCTGATCGGCGAATCCAAGGACCGGGCGACCACCCGCCCTGTGACTCCCGATCCGGAGGAGTTCAGCCGATTGGAGAGGGAGCTCGAACGAGAAACGCAGGTCTGGATGGGATATGTGACCAAAGTCGTGACCGACGGATCAGCCCTCGATCAGCTCATGGAGCGCTCTTTCCGCGGTCTCCGAGTCTTGCGCACACACTTTGGGGATGAAACGTTTTTTGCGGCCGGAGTGCCGTGGTTCGTCGCGTTGTTCGGTCGCGACAGCCTGATCACCGCCTGGCAAATGCTGGCCTATCATCCGGGAATCGCAGAACAGACTTTGCGCCTATTGGCAAAATATCAAGGCACGAAAGAGGACCAGTGGCGGGACGAAGAGCCGGGAAAAATTCTCCACGAGCTCCGAGTCGGCGAGATGGCGAATCTGGACGCCGTTCCCCACACTCCGTTCTACGGAACGATCGATGCGACTCCGTTGTTCTTGATGCTGGTCGCGGAGCATGCGGCCTGGACCGGTTCTCTGAACCTCTTCAATGAATTGCGGACTTCCATCGAACGGGCGCTGTCCTGGATGGATACCTACGGCGACCGGCATGGAGAAGGCTATCTCACCTATGCCAGCCGGCCGAAAGACAAGCTGATCAATCAGGGGTGGAAAGATTCGGGAGACGCCATTGTCACCGCCGAGGGCCAGGTCGCTGCGCCGCCCCTCGCGATGGTGGAAGTACAGGGTTACGGGTATGCCGCCAAACTCGGGATCGCGGAATTGTTCAAGCGGGCCGGCGATCGAGACCGCGCGGATCGTTTGATTCGCGAGGCCGGGCGGCTGCGCGAACGGTTCAACCGGGATTTTTGGATGGAAGATGAAGGCTGTTACGCGCTCGCTCTGCAGGCGGACGGGCGGCAGGCCGCCGTCGTTTCCTCCAATCCGGGCCAGGCGCTCTGGACCGGCATCGCAGACCAGAACAAAGCCGAGCGAACGATCAAGCGGCTCATGGCTGAAGATATGTTCAGCGGATGGGGTGTCCGTACCCTCTCGTCTAAGGAACGCGCCTATAATCCCATCGGCTATCACCTCGGCACGGTGTGGCCGCACGACAATTCGATCATCGCCGCGGGGTTCCGGCGCTATGGACGAGATCGGGAGACGCTGCGGATCTTCCATGGGCTGGTCGATGCCGCCTATCATTTCCATGCGCATCAGCTTCCGGAACTCTTTTGCGGCTTCGATCGGGAGGAGTATGAAATCCCGGTCAACTATCCTGTCGCCTGCCATCCGCAGGCCTGGGCTTCCGGGACGCTTCCCTTTCTCTTGACGACTTTGCTCGGCTTAATTCCGGAAGCGTTCGAGAAACGGCTCCGTATCAGCCGGCCGCTGTTGCCTGATTTTCTCGACCGATTGGAACTGCGCAGATTGCATGTGGGCGGAGCCCTGGTCGACCTCGCTTTTCGACGCGAGGCGCAGGGCGTCCACGTCGACGTGGTGAAGCAACAGGGCGACTTAGACGTTCTGGTGGATAATAAGACAAGACATCATCGTCCTGAAAGGAATTGA